From one Verrucomicrobiota bacterium genomic stretch:
- a CDS encoding type II toxin-antitoxin system HicB family antitoxin, whose translation MLPEYVQALLGHAKYEVLADDSTYYGEIPDCSGVHANAAALEACRRELQEVLEEWILFRVSRQLPVPAIDGIELSVKEVA comes from the coding sequence ATGCTGCCTGAATATGTACAGGCCTTGCTGGGCCACGCGAAGTACGAGGTCCTAGCTGACGACAGCACCTACTACGGCGAGATCCCGGACTGCAGCGGCGTCCACGCGAACGCCGCCGCTCTGGAAGCATGCCGCCGCGAACTCCAGGAAGTGCTCGAGGAGTGGATCCTGTTCCGCGTCTCGCGGCAGCTCCCCGTGCCTGCCATTGATGGGATCGAGTTGAGCGTCAAGGAAGTGGCCTGA
- the ald gene encoding alanine dehydrogenase, which translates to MIVGAPKEIKDHEYRVSLLPFGVELLVKAGHQVVVQTMAGEGSGVTDDEYARAGAKVVKTAQEVFKAADLIVKVKEPQPAEYSMLKPGQVVFTYFHFAASRELTDGMVDAKIIAIAYETIALDDGTLPLLTPMSEVAGRMAIQEGAKYLEKPFKGRGMLLAGVPGVEPARVVIIGGGVVGTNAAKMAGGLGADVTILDISLPRLRYLDDVMPPNVKTMMSNPWNLRRVVKEADLLVGAVLVTGDRAPILVTKEMISTMKKGAVIVDVAVDQGGCVETTKPTTHSEPTFIVHDVVHYCVANMPGAVARTSTYALCNATFPYLLELANKGYKQAARDDRAIALGLNMVEGQVVYREVAQLFGLPYVELQKVLG; encoded by the coding sequence ATGATCGTTGGCGCCCCCAAAGAGATCAAGGACCACGAATACCGCGTCTCGCTGCTGCCGTTCGGCGTCGAACTGCTCGTCAAGGCCGGCCACCAAGTTGTCGTCCAGACCATGGCAGGCGAAGGCTCCGGCGTCACCGATGACGAATATGCCCGTGCTGGCGCCAAGGTCGTGAAGACGGCCCAGGAGGTGTTCAAGGCGGCCGACCTGATCGTCAAGGTCAAGGAACCACAGCCCGCCGAGTACTCCATGCTCAAGCCCGGGCAGGTGGTTTTCACATACTTCCACTTCGCGGCAAGCCGCGAACTCACCGACGGCATGGTGGACGCCAAGATCATCGCGATCGCCTACGAGACCATCGCGCTCGATGACGGCACGTTGCCGCTCCTGACGCCGATGAGCGAAGTGGCTGGCCGCATGGCCATCCAGGAGGGCGCCAAATACCTCGAGAAGCCGTTCAAGGGCCGCGGCATGCTGCTCGCCGGCGTGCCGGGCGTCGAGCCGGCCAGGGTGGTCATCATCGGGGGCGGCGTCGTGGGCACCAACGCGGCCAAGATGGCCGGCGGCTTGGGCGCCGACGTGACGATCCTCGACATCAGCCTGCCGCGGCTGCGCTACCTCGACGACGTGATGCCGCCCAACGTCAAGACGATGATGAGCAATCCGTGGAACCTGCGCCGTGTGGTCAAGGAGGCCGACCTGCTCGTCGGCGCCGTGCTGGTGACTGGCGACAGGGCGCCCATACTTGTTACCAAGGAGATGATCTCGACGATGAAGAAGGGCGCCGTCATCGTCGACGTCGCCGTCGACCAAGGCGGTTGCGTCGAGACGACGAAGCCGACCACACACTCGGAGCCGACATTCATTGTCCACGATGTGGTCCACTACTGCGTGGCCAACATGCCCGGCGCGGTGGCCCGCACAAGCACCTACGCGCTCTGCAACGCGACATTCCCTTACCTGCTCGAGCTGGCCAACAAGGGGTACAAGCAAGCGGCGCGCGACGACCGCGCCATCGCTCTTGGACTCAACATGGTCGAAGGCCAGGTTGTCTACCGCGAGGTCGCCCAGCTCTTCGGCCTGCCGTACGTCGAGCTCCAGAAGGTGCTCGGGTAA
- a CDS encoding SH3 domain-containing protein → MSRWKLLTLAIAVVFGAAAVLDGAAAAGEIVESADGLQESARTGEVNAHEVNVRAGAHLNYEILTQLDKGDLVLVTGTRGEWTRIAMPPGVLAWVSTDYVAEDGLVEAANVNVRSGAALDHIVLCQLPRDAQVIIRTQSADGKWYGIEPPETAYAWIASELVDDKGDASLYTEWAPRKAKCLALLASADRFRNYELKQPEAKIRFDAMLENYARIETSYADMPEARTAKMRLREIERIRKDVEQRLGVTRTAEQAGISTDTTPTSTDTATPTTDTTPPESEVKYLKATGVLYEISKESTRKGLYRITKDERWVCIVTSGTIDLGSYAGKSVEVIGTEAPSEGWSLRTINVQRIKLLE, encoded by the coding sequence ATGAGCCGCTGGAAGCTGCTGACTCTCGCCATCGCCGTCGTCTTCGGTGCCGCCGCCGTCCTCGACGGCGCGGCGGCCGCGGGCGAGATCGTCGAGAGCGCCGACGGACTCCAGGAGTCCGCGCGCACAGGCGAGGTCAACGCTCACGAGGTCAACGTCCGCGCAGGCGCCCACCTCAACTACGAGATCCTGACCCAACTCGACAAAGGCGACCTGGTGCTCGTCACCGGCACGCGCGGCGAGTGGACACGCATCGCCATGCCCCCCGGAGTGCTCGCCTGGGTCTCGACTGACTACGTGGCCGAGGACGGGCTGGTCGAGGCGGCTAACGTCAACGTACGTAGCGGCGCCGCGCTCGACCATATCGTGCTCTGCCAGCTCCCGCGCGACGCCCAGGTGATCATCCGCACCCAGAGCGCCGACGGCAAGTGGTACGGCATCGAGCCGCCGGAGACGGCCTACGCCTGGATCGCCTCCGAGCTGGTGGACGACAAGGGCGATGCCTCGCTCTACACCGAGTGGGCGCCGCGCAAGGCGAAGTGCCTCGCGCTGCTCGCCTCGGCCGACCGGTTCCGCAACTACGAGCTCAAGCAGCCCGAAGCGAAGATCCGCTTCGACGCCATGCTCGAGAACTACGCGCGCATCGAGACCAGCTATGCCGACATGCCCGAGGCGCGCACGGCCAAAATGCGCCTCCGCGAGATCGAGCGCATCCGCAAAGACGTCGAGCAGCGCCTCGGCGTCACGCGCACGGCTGAGCAAGCCGGGATATCGACCGACACCACGCCAACCTCGACCGACACAGCGACGCCAACGACGGACACCACACCGCCGGAATCCGAGGTCAAGTACCTCAAGGCCACGGGCGTGCTCTATGAGATCTCGAAGGAATCGACCAGGAAGGGCCTCTACCGCATCACGAAGGATGAGCGCTGGGTCTGCATCGTCACGAGTGGCACGATCGATCTTGGCAGCTACGCGGGCAAGTCGGTCGAGGTCATCGGCACGGAAGCGCCGTCCGAAGGCTGGAGCCTGCGAACCATCAACGTCCAGCGCATCAAGCTCCTTGAGTAG
- a CDS encoding Gfo/Idh/MocA family oxidoreductase — protein MGGKIRLAVIGVGVHGARHAEVFGAMPDIELVGVADTDEATARAVAAARGTTAVTAYHELLDRVDAVSIAVPASAHYEVARACLERDIHVFLEKPIAETTEQATALIKLVRGRPVVFQVGHVERFNPAITALERIVHRPRFIEAHRLCTYSPRITDVGVVMDLMIHDLEVVLHLVRSPVIAVSAIGVNVLSRTEDIANARLEFANGCIANLTTSRVSPEPLRKIRLFQEDAYISLDYRAQEGLIYRKGNGQIVCEPVPTEKDQPLMLELAAFVECVRRGAAPRVDGEQATRALELALDILADIARRDACLPSGS, from the coding sequence ATGGGAGGCAAGATCAGGCTGGCCGTCATCGGTGTCGGTGTCCATGGCGCCCGGCACGCCGAGGTTTTTGGGGCGATGCCCGACATCGAGCTCGTCGGCGTCGCCGATACCGACGAGGCGACCGCGCGCGCCGTGGCCGCCGCCCGCGGCACAACTGCGGTGACCGCGTACCACGAACTGCTCGACCGCGTTGACGCGGTGAGCATTGCCGTGCCCGCGAGTGCCCACTACGAGGTGGCCCGCGCGTGTCTCGAGCGCGACATTCACGTCTTCCTCGAGAAGCCGATCGCGGAGACGACCGAACAGGCCACAGCGCTCATCAAGCTCGTGCGCGGCAGACCGGTCGTGTTTCAGGTCGGCCACGTCGAGCGCTTCAACCCGGCCATCACGGCGCTCGAGCGGATTGTGCACCGCCCGCGATTCATCGAGGCGCACCGGCTCTGCACCTACTCGCCGCGCATCACCGACGTGGGCGTCGTGATGGACCTCATGATCCACGATCTCGAGGTCGTGCTCCATCTCGTACGCTCGCCGGTCATCGCCGTGTCGGCCATCGGCGTCAACGTGCTGAGCCGCACCGAGGACATCGCGAACGCGCGGCTCGAATTCGCCAACGGCTGCATCGCCAACCTCACGACGAGCCGCGTGAGCCCCGAACCGCTGCGCAAGATTCGCCTCTTCCAGGAGGACGCTTACATCTCGCTCGATTACCGCGCGCAGGAGGGGCTCATCTACCGCAAAGGCAACGGCCAGATCGTGTGCGAGCCGGTGCCGACCGAGAAGGATCAGCCGCTCATGCTCGAGCTGGCCGCGTTCGTCGAGTGCGTCCGCCGCGGCGCGGCGCCGCGCGTTGACGGCGAGCAGGCGACGCGTGCGCTCGAGCTCGCGCTCGACATTCTGGCCGACATCGCCAGGCGGGACGCATGCCTCCCCAGCGGATCCTGA
- a CDS encoding tetratricopeptide repeat protein, giving the protein MSHTITALLFVTLLAVGLVVAAPARASEDTPYDIRDRIAEIERQKLELVKTLALIYEARDDQTKAAEYTYQAFMLDATDEVLAAKLIDLMRKNERWTEMIAIYERLIEERPGQSQEYLLDMSTCYFKLAQSDKAFAVLDQYKREYADYVETYLKLATVYADAGSLDKAAGVLQEAAVHREFGKQYKVHWQLGIVYVELDKIEEAISAYEKALDLVEPGSDRNAINSRLIALYKQADKIEDVIQKRETEIDEIDAKLVKLYWAEAEKHEQAERFLEAIKLYRKIGALAPDSDKGKAAAAKIEELTPKVEE; this is encoded by the coding sequence ATGTCTCACACGATCACCGCCTTGTTGTTTGTCACGCTGCTCGCCGTCGGCCTTGTCGTGGCCGCCCCGGCGCGGGCGTCCGAGGACACGCCGTACGACATTCGCGACCGGATCGCGGAGATCGAGCGCCAGAAGCTCGAGCTTGTCAAGACGCTGGCGCTCATCTACGAGGCGCGCGACGACCAGACGAAGGCGGCCGAGTATACCTACCAGGCCTTCATGCTTGACGCGACCGACGAGGTGCTCGCCGCCAAGCTCATCGACCTCATGCGCAAGAACGAGCGCTGGACCGAGATGATCGCCATCTACGAACGCCTCATCGAGGAGCGCCCCGGCCAAAGCCAGGAGTACCTGCTCGACATGAGCACGTGCTACTTCAAGCTCGCCCAGAGCGACAAGGCTTTCGCCGTGCTCGACCAGTACAAGCGCGAGTATGCCGACTACGTCGAGACGTATCTGAAGCTGGCGACGGTCTACGCCGACGCCGGCAGCCTCGACAAGGCGGCCGGCGTGCTCCAGGAAGCGGCCGTCCACCGCGAGTTCGGCAAGCAGTACAAGGTCCATTGGCAGCTCGGCATCGTCTACGTCGAGCTCGACAAGATCGAGGAAGCCATCAGCGCCTATGAGAAGGCCCTCGACCTCGTCGAGCCGGGCAGCGACCGCAACGCGATCAACAGCCGGCTCATCGCACTCTACAAGCAGGCCGACAAGATCGAGGACGTGATCCAGAAGCGCGAAACCGAGATTGACGAGATCGACGCCAAGCTCGTCAAGCTCTACTGGGCGGAGGCCGAGAAACACGAGCAGGCCGAGCGCTTCCTCGAGGCGATCAAGCTCTACCGCAAAATCGGGGCGCTCGCCCCGGATTCGGACAAGGGCAAGGCGGCCGCCGCCAAGATCGAGGAGCTCACGCCGAAGGTGGAAGAATGA
- the lpxB gene encoding lipid-A-disaccharide synthase: MPPQRILIVAGEHSGDLRGAELVRALKAIEPSLELFGIGGERMRAAGVELVHDITEISVTGFVEVLKGLPRFRRVFRDILRSARERRPDAAVLIDFPGFNLKLAKKLKVLGVPVVYYISPQVWAWLPGRIRKMVRTVSKMIVIFPFEEAFYRRHGMPVEFVGHPLVDALKPSVPPEAFRVEFGIAPGTKIVALLPGSRRNEVECNWPVMRAAAELIAHELQAREVPGTRFFVPVASRQLRELIEADGVDAGMTLLDGRAYDVIHAADAAIVCSGSATLETGCAGTPLVVMYRTTPLTYWIARRLVRVEHIGMINILAGERVAPEYIQRAARPEAIARDVVRVLTDEAYAAAVRARLLAARAKLGLPGAAARAAEAVLKVVAGPTAEKH, translated from the coding sequence ATGCCTCCCCAGCGGATCCTGATCGTCGCCGGCGAGCATTCGGGCGACCTGCGCGGCGCCGAGCTCGTCCGGGCGCTCAAAGCAATCGAGCCTTCGCTCGAGCTGTTCGGCATCGGCGGCGAACGCATGCGGGCTGCCGGCGTCGAGCTCGTGCACGACATCACCGAGATCTCGGTGACCGGCTTCGTCGAGGTCCTCAAGGGGTTGCCTCGGTTTCGGCGCGTGTTTCGCGACATTCTGCGCAGCGCGCGCGAGCGCCGGCCCGACGCTGCCGTGCTCATCGACTTCCCGGGCTTCAACCTCAAGCTCGCGAAGAAGCTCAAGGTGCTCGGCGTGCCCGTGGTCTACTACATCAGCCCGCAGGTGTGGGCGTGGCTGCCGGGGCGCATCAGAAAGATGGTGCGCACGGTGAGCAAGATGATTGTCATTTTCCCCTTCGAGGAGGCGTTCTACCGCCGCCACGGCATGCCCGTCGAGTTCGTTGGGCATCCGCTCGTCGACGCGCTTAAGCCCAGCGTGCCGCCCGAGGCGTTTCGCGTCGAGTTCGGCATCGCGCCGGGCACCAAGATCGTGGCCTTGCTGCCCGGCAGTCGCCGGAACGAAGTCGAGTGCAACTGGCCTGTGATGCGTGCCGCCGCCGAGCTGATCGCACACGAGCTCCAAGCTCGCGAGGTGCCGGGCACGCGGTTTTTCGTGCCGGTCGCCTCGCGCCAGTTGCGCGAGCTGATCGAGGCCGACGGCGTTGACGCGGGAATGACGCTGCTGGACGGTCGCGCGTACGACGTCATCCATGCCGCCGACGCGGCTATCGTGTGCAGCGGCTCGGCCACGCTCGAGACCGGCTGCGCGGGCACGCCACTCGTTGTCATGTACCGGACCACCCCGCTGACGTACTGGATCGCACGCCGCCTCGTGCGTGTCGAGCACATCGGCATGATCAACATCCTGGCCGGCGAGCGCGTCGCGCCCGAGTACATCCAGCGCGCCGCCCGACCCGAGGCGATTGCGCGCGACGTGGTTCGGGTTCTGACCGACGAGGCATACGCCGCCGCCGTCCGCGCGAGACTCCTCGCCGCCAGAGCGAAACTCGGCCTGCCCGGCGCCGCCGCCCGCGCCGCCGAAGCCGTACTCAAGGTGGTGGCCGGCCCGACGGCGGAAAAGCATTGA
- a CDS encoding tetratricopeptide repeat protein: protein MRGVHSLSLAAALILAAARPAFGDPSGYLKPAGDEQTVERAARAFRDGVRALDTGAAGTAMGRFSRAASLCPDFFEARYNIAKLEGTQYGPDRAVEALQALCKDFPGNVRAYSDLGQLLIATDLEAAGDAFGTAVANGEKLLQDEAIAAAGAATIAQLKVDLAFAYHNRGAWRLAEGDHAKAEADLRRSVELNNENFFSHYGLGLALLQQGKYTEAKTAFKQSQRLKSPFADCSIGMARAYLGETPPQPAAALVELRAAEKAAGRTAQTETLYGDAYTLLGKQTADEGRADETARHLAEAKRRYAGALEVGADAATIAFKLGIVAANEGDYGAARERLRECIENAGEPGLKAQALTHLGVLAEREEHYAEAIVEFRAAAATDPKAYAARLHLGVCLFQAGKPAEAERELSAVIEALGDTPPPALAPDLEQARKLLDKIRHSGDNHLQTDAH, encoded by the coding sequence ATGAGAGGCGTCCATTCCCTGTCGCTGGCGGCGGCGCTTATACTGGCGGCCGCCCGACCGGCTTTCGGCGATCCGTCAGGCTACCTGAAGCCGGCGGGCGACGAGCAGACCGTTGAGAGGGCGGCGCGCGCCTTCCGCGACGGCGTCCGGGCGCTCGACACCGGGGCGGCAGGCACTGCCATGGGGAGGTTCAGCCGGGCGGCATCGCTCTGTCCCGACTTTTTCGAGGCGCGGTACAACATCGCCAAGCTCGAGGGCACTCAGTACGGCCCCGATCGCGCGGTCGAGGCACTCCAGGCGCTGTGCAAGGACTTCCCCGGCAACGTTCGAGCCTACAGCGACCTGGGGCAGCTCCTCATCGCAACCGACCTGGAGGCGGCGGGCGATGCGTTCGGCACAGCGGTCGCCAACGGCGAGAAGCTTCTCCAGGATGAGGCAATCGCCGCAGCCGGCGCGGCGACAATTGCGCAGCTCAAGGTCGACCTGGCCTTCGCCTACCACAACCGCGGCGCCTGGCGTCTGGCTGAAGGCGACCACGCGAAGGCCGAGGCCGACCTGCGCCGCTCGGTCGAACTGAACAACGAGAACTTCTTCAGTCACTACGGCCTCGGCCTCGCGCTGCTCCAGCAGGGCAAATACACCGAGGCCAAGACGGCATTCAAACAGTCGCAGCGGCTCAAGAGCCCGTTCGCCGACTGCTCGATCGGCATGGCGCGCGCCTACCTGGGCGAGACGCCCCCCCAGCCCGCCGCCGCCCTCGTGGAACTCAGGGCCGCCGAGAAGGCCGCCGGCCGGACCGCGCAGACCGAAACGCTCTACGGCGACGCCTACACGCTGCTCGGCAAGCAGACGGCCGACGAGGGCCGTGCCGACGAGACCGCCAGGCATCTGGCCGAGGCCAAGCGGCGCTACGCCGGGGCGCTCGAGGTCGGCGCCGACGCTGCGACTATCGCGTTCAAGCTCGGCATCGTGGCGGCCAACGAGGGCGACTACGGCGCCGCGCGCGAGCGGTTGCGCGAGTGCATCGAGAACGCAGGCGAGCCGGGGCTCAAGGCCCAGGCCTTGACGCACCTCGGCGTGCTCGCCGAACGCGAGGAGCACTATGCCGAGGCCATCGTGGAGTTTCGCGCCGCGGCCGCCACGGACCCGAAGGCGTATGCCGCCCGCCTGCACCTGGGCGTCTGCCTCTTCCAGGCGGGCAAGCCGGCCGAGGCCGAGAGGGAGCTGAGCGCCGTCATCGAGGCCCTGGGCGACACACCACCCCCGGCGCTGGCCCCCGATCTCGAGCAGGCCCGCAAACTGCTCGACAAAATCCGCCATTCCGGAGACAATCACTTACAAACTGATGCTCATTGA
- a CDS encoding lysophospholipid acyltransferase family protein, producing MRKTEPFEAYRPINGREHALRLLAPPLAHVLIHTTSRLQGKRVHGLAYVRRALAQHGNAIFAFWHNRSFMGSFWWRWLLPKAPVCAMISRSLDGEILARVLRYIGASAVRGSEYDGGTAALKAAACVLRDGVNLCITPDGPRGPLYAMKPGLAALASLSGKPVIPFAYDCTRTWRLNSWDSFIVPLPGGHAEFVFGEPIVVDRSRKMEAWSAVIQSRLMDVTNRAEALTRAWDRGLPHCTRRAVLPNPHRGERPGS from the coding sequence ATGCGCAAAACGGAACCGTTCGAGGCATACCGGCCGATCAATGGGCGCGAGCACGCGTTGCGGCTCCTGGCGCCGCCGCTGGCCCATGTCCTGATCCACACCACGTCGCGCCTCCAGGGCAAGCGGGTCCATGGCCTTGCCTACGTGCGCCGCGCACTCGCTCAGCACGGCAACGCGATCTTCGCCTTCTGGCACAACCGGTCTTTCATGGGCTCGTTCTGGTGGCGCTGGCTGCTGCCCAAGGCACCCGTGTGCGCCATGATCAGCCGCAGCCTTGACGGCGAGATCCTGGCCCGCGTGCTCCGGTACATCGGAGCGAGCGCCGTGCGCGGCTCCGAGTACGATGGCGGCACCGCGGCGCTCAAGGCCGCCGCCTGCGTGCTGCGCGACGGGGTGAACCTCTGCATTACGCCCGACGGGCCGCGCGGCCCGCTCTATGCGATGAAGCCGGGCCTTGCGGCGCTCGCGAGTCTCTCGGGCAAACCCGTCATCCCGTTCGCCTACGACTGCACGCGCACATGGCGGCTCAACTCGTGGGACAGCTTCATCGTGCCGCTGCCGGGAGGGCACGCCGAGTTCGTCTTTGGCGAGCCGATCGTCGTCGACCGCTCGCGCAAGATGGAGGCATGGTCCGCGGTCATCCAGTCACGCCTTATGGACGTCACGAACCGTGCCGAGGCGCTCACCCGAGCCTGGGACCGTGGCTTGCCGCACTGCACCCGCCGCGCCGTGCTGCCCAACCCCCACCGCGGCGAACGGCCCGGATCGTAG
- a CDS encoding small basic protein: MSRHPSFGKGSKIKQDRNVMKRYERVDALKKKGKWKDGDSVFKLPKTKSE; the protein is encoded by the coding sequence GTGTCCAGACATCCCAGCTTCGGCAAAGGAAGCAAGATCAAGCAAGACCGCAACGTGATGAAGCGCTACGAACGCGTCGACGCGCTCAAGAAGAAGGGCAAGTGGAAGGACGGCGACTCGGTCTTCAAGCTGCCAAAGACAAAAAGCGAGTAG
- a CDS encoding ABC transporter ATP-binding protein, translating to MATPHPQSSTDGLEHRTARRLFGLLRPHASAIALALVCILFASIINGLLPFLVISTAHTPMIANGETAKSEGLDSKLDVFRRIAGQFTDISHQPITFIIITVIVYFALKGLFNYLQAVLIEQVGIRAVRDVRNRLFGHALRLSADFYTRSRTGDLISRTTNDIQLVQEALVRTFSDLFQQPFNLVVTIAVAFWIDWRLALIAIVAIPTVLFPLLTIGRRIRRRTRRVQEKLGDLTSILQETFQGIRVVKAFNMEPYETDRFERENSRLYGLSVRIVRQLHIVRPVIELLGGMTIAAALVIGSGVFGLGLAAILGFATAIVQMYEPAKKLGALYNKVQMSLGAAQRVFDVLDMAPSVAERPDAGVLPPIRDRISYENVSFAYEDEPVLRNVSISIRRGEVLAIVGPSGSGKTSMVNLLLRFYDPSEGAIRIDGTDLREVTLASLREQIGLVTQDIVLFNDTVAANIAYGRPDTPLEAIVEAAKAANAHDFVRALPAGYDTVIGERGVKLSGGQKQRLAIARALLRNPPILVLDEATSALDTESERLVQQAIDRLMRDRTALVIAHRLSTIQHADTIVVLSEGRIVEKGTHPDLVEAGGLYRRLYEMQFAL from the coding sequence ATGGCGACACCTCATCCGCAGTCCAGCACCGACGGCTTGGAACACCGCACCGCGCGGCGCTTGTTTGGGCTGCTGCGTCCGCACGCATCGGCCATCGCGCTGGCGCTCGTATGCATCCTGTTCGCCTCGATCATCAATGGCCTGCTGCCGTTTCTCGTCATCAGCACGGCGCACACGCCGATGATCGCGAACGGCGAGACGGCCAAGAGCGAGGGGCTGGACAGCAAGCTCGACGTGTTCCGCCGGATCGCCGGCCAGTTCACCGACATCAGCCATCAACCCATCACGTTCATCATCATCACCGTCATCGTCTACTTCGCGCTCAAGGGCCTGTTCAACTACCTCCAGGCGGTGCTTATCGAGCAGGTCGGCATCCGCGCGGTGCGCGACGTGCGCAACCGGCTTTTCGGCCACGCGCTCAGGTTGTCGGCCGACTTCTATACCCGCTCGCGCACGGGCGACCTGATCTCGCGCACGACGAACGACATCCAGCTCGTGCAGGAGGCGCTGGTCCGCACGTTCAGCGACCTGTTCCAGCAGCCGTTCAACCTCGTCGTCACCATCGCCGTCGCCTTCTGGATCGACTGGCGGCTGGCGCTTATCGCCATCGTGGCTATCCCGACGGTGCTGTTTCCGCTGCTCACCATCGGCCGGCGCATCCGTCGGCGCACACGGCGGGTGCAGGAGAAACTCGGCGACCTCACGAGCATCCTCCAGGAGACCTTCCAGGGCATCCGGGTCGTCAAGGCGTTCAATATGGAGCCGTACGAGACCGACCGGTTCGAGCGCGAGAACAGCCGCCTCTACGGGCTGTCAGTGCGCATCGTGCGCCAGCTCCACATTGTGCGGCCCGTGATTGAGCTGCTCGGCGGGATGACGATCGCCGCGGCACTGGTGATCGGCAGCGGGGTGTTCGGCCTGGGGCTGGCGGCCATCCTCGGGTTCGCCACGGCGATTGTGCAGATGTATGAGCCGGCCAAGAAACTCGGCGCGCTCTACAACAAGGTCCAGATGAGCCTCGGCGCCGCCCAACGCGTCTTCGACGTGCTCGACATGGCGCCGAGCGTCGCCGAGCGGCCCGATGCCGGCGTGCTCCCGCCGATTCGCGACCGGATCAGCTACGAGAACGTGAGCTTCGCCTACGAGGACGAGCCGGTGCTGCGCAACGTCTCGATCAGCATCCGGCGTGGGGAAGTGCTCGCCATCGTCGGGCCGAGCGGCAGCGGCAAGACCTCGATGGTCAACCTCCTGCTGCGATTCTATGACCCGAGCGAAGGCGCGATCCGTATCGACGGCACCGACTTGCGCGAAGTGACACTCGCCAGCCTGCGCGAACAGATCGGGCTGGTGACCCAGGACATCGTGCTGTTCAATGACACGGTGGCGGCCAATATCGCCTACGGCCGGCCCGATACGCCGCTCGAGGCCATTGTCGAGGCGGCCAAGGCGGCCAACGCGCACGACTTTGTCCGCGCACTGCCCGCGGGCTATGACACAGTCATCGGCGAGCGCGGCGTCAAACTCAGCGGCGGGCAAAAGCAGCGGCTCGCGATCGCGCGCGCGCTGCTGCGCAATCCGCCCATCCTCGTGCTCGACGAGGCGACCTCGGCGCTCGACACCGAGAGCGAGCGCCTCGTCCAGCAGGCCATCGACCGGCTCATGCGCGACCGCACGGCGCTCGTGATCGCCCACCGGCTCTCGACCATCCAGCACGCGGACACGATCGTCGTGCTCAGCGAGGGCCGCATCGTCGAGAAGGGCACGCACCCCGATCTCGTCGAGGCCGGCGGCCTGTACCGGAGACTCTACGAGATGCAGTTCGCCCTGTAG
- a CDS encoding rRNA pseudouridine synthase: MPEAVPKKRGAGRRPYAAPGKTRAGRPSRTAPDGAQAEGPAQTAQERLQKFLAHAGIASRRAAESLIVEGRVKVNGRIVNELGAKIDPARDAVSVDDRPVHVERPLHFAFHKPCRVLCTCRDAAGRPTVLDYFANVAQRVYTVGRLDWDAEGLIFVTNDGAFAQRVGHPSNTVPKVYVVEVTGRVTRPEIERMRHGVRHEGELLRAAGVKVLSAAARGSRLEVTLHGGRNRHIKRMFEALGHETNSIVRVSIGGVRLGTLKPGKHRRLTSTEIESFGGTT; this comes from the coding sequence ATGCCGGAAGCGGTCCCAAAAAAGAGAGGCGCGGGACGCCGGCCTTACGCGGCCCCTGGAAAGACACGGGCAGGACGCCCAAGCCGCACGGCCCCTGACGGGGCGCAGGCGGAAGGCCCGGCCCAGACGGCTCAGGAGCGGCTGCAGAAGTTCCTGGCGCACGCGGGGATCGCGTCGCGCCGGGCAGCCGAGTCGCTCATCGTCGAGGGCCGGGTCAAGGTCAACGGCCGGATCGTCAACGAGCTCGGCGCCAAGATCGACCCCGCGCGCGACGCGGTCAGCGTGGACGACCGGCCAGTCCATGTCGAGCGGCCCCTGCACTTTGCGTTTCACAAACCGTGCCGTGTGCTGTGCACGTGCCGGGATGCGGCGGGCCGGCCGACGGTGCTCGACTACTTCGCCAACGTCGCGCAACGCGTCTACACCGTCGGGCGGCTTGACTGGGACGCCGAGGGGCTGATCTTCGTCACCAATGATGGGGCGTTCGCCCAACGGGTGGGGCATCCGTCGAATACGGTGCCCAAGGTGTACGTCGTGGAGGTAACCGGCCGCGTTACCCGGCCCGAGATCGAGCGGATGCGTCACGGTGTGCGCCACGAGGGGGAACTCCTGCGCGCTGCGGGCGTCAAAGTACTGTCCGCGGCGGCACGGGGCTCGAGGCTCGAGGTGACGCTGCACGGCGGGCGCAACCGCCACATCAAGCGGATGTTCGAGGCACTCGGCCACGAAACCAACTCGATCGTGCGCGTCTCCATCGGCGGCGTGCGGCTCGGCACGCTTAAGCCGGGCAAACACCGCCGGCTGACAAGCACGGAGATCGAGAGCTTCGGAGGGACGACATGA